Proteins from a single region of Juglans microcarpa x Juglans regia isolate MS1-56 chromosome 5S, Jm3101_v1.0, whole genome shotgun sequence:
- the LOC121268190 gene encoding cysteine-rich receptor-like protein kinase 10 isoform X2 — protein MVLFFVAYCFIRRRARKKYNTLPEEKAEVEIATVESLQFDLDILETATNKFSEDNKLGEGGFGPVYKGILTNGQQIAVKRLSGGSGQGAEEFKNEIVLVAKLQHRNLVRLLGFCLEGVEKLLVYEYVPKKSLDYFLFDTTKQQQLDWSMRYKIIGGIARGILYLHEDSRLRIIHRDLKASNVLLDNNMNPKISDFGMARIFVMDQTQGNTSKIVGTYGYMSPEYAMHGRYSVKSDIFSFGVLVLEIISGKKNSGFYQSEHAEDLLSFAWKQWTNRTPLELLDPTVRHSYSRNEVIRCIHMGLLCVQEDPANRPTMATIALMLDSYSVTLPLPQQPAFLHRSRAKPNRLTQELESDQSPSQSINEASFTEIHPR, from the exons ATGGTTCTTTTCTTTGTGGCATATTGCTTCATTCGGAGAAGAGCAAGGAAGAAATACAATACCTTACCAGAAGAAAAAG CTGAAGTTGAAATTGCAACAGTCGAGTCCTTGCAATTTGACTTGGATATATTAGAAACTGCCACAAACAAGTTCTCTGAGGATAACAAGTTAGGTGAAGGAGGATTTGGTCCAGTTTACAAG GGTATCCTTACTAATGGACAACAAATTGCTGTGAAGAGGCTATCTGGAGGATCTGGACAGGGTGCAGAAGAGTTTAAGAATGAGATTGTGTTGGTGGCCAAGCTTCAACATAGGAATCTTGTGAGACTATTGGGATTTTGCTTGGAAGGAGTAGAGAAGTTACTTGTCTACGAATATGTGCCCAAGAAAAGCCTTGATTACTTTCTATTTG ACACTACAAAGCAACAACAATTGGATTGGTCGATGCGTTACAAGATTATAGGAGGAATTGCTCGAGGGATCCTTTATCTTCATGAAGATTCTCGCCTTAGAATTATTCATCGTGATCTCAAAGCTAGCAATGTTTTGTTAGACAATAATATGAACCCAAAGATTTCGGATTTTGGAATGGCAAGGATATTTGTCATGGATCAAACTCAAGGAAATACAAGTAAAATTGTTGGAACTTA TGGTTACATGTCTCCAGAGTATGCTATGCATGGACGATATTCTGTGAAGTCTGACATTTTTAGCTTCGGAGTCTTGGTTCTAGAGATCATAAGTGGCAAGAAGAACAGTGGTTTCTATCAATCCGAACATGCTGAGGACCTCTTGAGTTTT GCTTGGAAGCAATGGACAAACAGAACACCCTTGGAATTGCTGGATCCCACAGTGAGACATTcttattcaagaaatgaagtGATTAGGTGCATCCATATGGGCTTATTATGCGTTCAGGAAGATCCTGCAAACCGACCTACAATGGCAACAATAGCTCTCATGCTCGACAGTTACTCTGTTACGCTTCCATTACCTCAGCAGCCAGCATTTTTACATCGAAGCAGAGCAAAGCCAAACAGGCTAACACAGGAGCTGGAGTCTGATCAATCTCCAAGTCAATCAATAAATGAAGCATCATTCACTGAAATACACCCTCGATAA
- the LOC121268190 gene encoding cysteine-rich receptor-like protein kinase 10 isoform X1, whose product MPCFEFSKFLLSLFVIPLLSLTGEAAPTYRGHYCSVTTIATANRTLFAANSTYESNLKIVLSSLSSNATRATTGFYNASAGENPAEVVSGLFLCRGDVNTTVCQDCVATATKEVRQLCPLDKVALLWYDECFLRYSNLSIFATINEVPGVEINSTQNIGGTEGDRFNDLLASTLNLLARRAADSQSGKKFATGEVEFTDSQTLYSLLQCTPDLTDSDCFRCFQSAIGTLPMCCDRKQRGGVLLPSCVVRYDMSPFYTITAASPTRPPLAPGGSKTSSLKILAIAIPIAVSMVLFFVAYCFIRRRARKKYNTLPEEKAEVEIATVESLQFDLDILETATNKFSEDNKLGEGGFGPVYKGILTNGQQIAVKRLSGGSGQGAEEFKNEIVLVAKLQHRNLVRLLGFCLEGVEKLLVYEYVPKKSLDYFLFDTTKQQQLDWSMRYKIIGGIARGILYLHEDSRLRIIHRDLKASNVLLDNNMNPKISDFGMARIFVMDQTQGNTSKIVGTYGYMSPEYAMHGRYSVKSDIFSFGVLVLEIISGKKNSGFYQSEHAEDLLSFAWKQWTNRTPLELLDPTVRHSYSRNEVIRCIHMGLLCVQEDPANRPTMATIALMLDSYSVTLPLPQQPAFLHRSRAKPNRLTQELESDQSPSQSINEASFTEIHPR is encoded by the exons ATGCCTTGCTTCGAATTTTCCAAATTCCTTTTGTCTCTCTTCGTAATTCCCTTGCTAAGCCTTACCGGTGAAGCAGCACCCACTTACCGCGGTCACTACTGCTCGGTGACGACCATCGCCACCGCCAACAGGACCCTTTTCGCCGCCAACAGCACCTACGAATCCAACCTCAAGATCGTCCTCTCTTCTCTTTCCTCTAACGCCACCCGTGCCACTACTGGGTTCTACAACGCCTCCGCCGGTGAAAATCCAGCCGAGGTGGTCTCCGGGCTCTTTCTCTGCCGTGGCGACGTCAACACCACCGTCTGTCAGGACTGCGTTGCCACTGCAACCAAAGAGGTACGACAACTCTGCCCGTTGGATAAAGTGGCTTTATTATGGTACGACGAGTGCTTCTTACGGTACTCCAATCTATCCATCTTCGCCACCATTAACGAAGTGCCCGGGGTAGAGATAAACAGCACGCAGAATATCGGAGGGACAGAGGGGGATCGGTTCAATGACTTGTTGGCCAGCACGCTGAATTTGTTGGCGAGGCGGGCTGCGGACTCTCAATCGGGCAAGAAATTTGCGACGGGGGAAGTGGAATTCACCGATTCACAGACGCTATATAGCCTGCTGCAGTGTACGCCCGACCTGACCGACTCCGATTGCTTTAGATGTTTCCAAAGCGCCATCGGTACTCTTCCTATGTGCTGCGATAGAAAACAACGCGGAGGTGTTCTGCTCCCCAGTTGTGTTGTTAGATATGACATGAGCCCATTTTACACCATCACTGCTGCTTCGCCTACACGTCCTCCTCTTGCTCCAG GAGGAAGCAAAACTTCATCGCTCAAAATTCTTGCCATTGCCATTCCAATTGCTGTTTCTATGGTTCTTTTCTTTGTGGCATATTGCTTCATTCGGAGAAGAGCAAGGAAGAAATACAATACCTTACCAGAAGAAAAAG CTGAAGTTGAAATTGCAACAGTCGAGTCCTTGCAATTTGACTTGGATATATTAGAAACTGCCACAAACAAGTTCTCTGAGGATAACAAGTTAGGTGAAGGAGGATTTGGTCCAGTTTACAAG GGTATCCTTACTAATGGACAACAAATTGCTGTGAAGAGGCTATCTGGAGGATCTGGACAGGGTGCAGAAGAGTTTAAGAATGAGATTGTGTTGGTGGCCAAGCTTCAACATAGGAATCTTGTGAGACTATTGGGATTTTGCTTGGAAGGAGTAGAGAAGTTACTTGTCTACGAATATGTGCCCAAGAAAAGCCTTGATTACTTTCTATTTG ACACTACAAAGCAACAACAATTGGATTGGTCGATGCGTTACAAGATTATAGGAGGAATTGCTCGAGGGATCCTTTATCTTCATGAAGATTCTCGCCTTAGAATTATTCATCGTGATCTCAAAGCTAGCAATGTTTTGTTAGACAATAATATGAACCCAAAGATTTCGGATTTTGGAATGGCAAGGATATTTGTCATGGATCAAACTCAAGGAAATACAAGTAAAATTGTTGGAACTTA TGGTTACATGTCTCCAGAGTATGCTATGCATGGACGATATTCTGTGAAGTCTGACATTTTTAGCTTCGGAGTCTTGGTTCTAGAGATCATAAGTGGCAAGAAGAACAGTGGTTTCTATCAATCCGAACATGCTGAGGACCTCTTGAGTTTT GCTTGGAAGCAATGGACAAACAGAACACCCTTGGAATTGCTGGATCCCACAGTGAGACATTcttattcaagaaatgaagtGATTAGGTGCATCCATATGGGCTTATTATGCGTTCAGGAAGATCCTGCAAACCGACCTACAATGGCAACAATAGCTCTCATGCTCGACAGTTACTCTGTTACGCTTCCATTACCTCAGCAGCCAGCATTTTTACATCGAAGCAGAGCAAAGCCAAACAGGCTAACACAGGAGCTGGAGTCTGATCAATCTCCAAGTCAATCAATAAATGAAGCATCATTCACTGAAATACACCCTCGATAA